The following proteins are encoded in a genomic region of Populus nigra chromosome 16, ddPopNigr1.1, whole genome shotgun sequence:
- the LOC133675264 gene encoding F-box/kelch-repeat protein At1g74510-like, with protein MLEASSYPVPRELPASCEEENTWIYNACCAVELSNKRPLEDGEDVTSRKAAKVLEGHERQEKMEALHVHSIVHTDQPDNQYQADCLHALSIAQTNQLENHHQVENQSDSSSLINQLGRDLSISCLLHCSRSDYGAIALLNKSFHSLVQSGQLYKLRREAGIVERWVYFSCNLLEWEAYDPIRRRWLHLPRIKSNECFMCSDKESLAVGTDLLVFGKGIESHVIYRYSILTNTWTSGMKMNTPRCLFGSSSLGEIAILAGGCDPRGNVLNSAELYNSETGMWVAIPNMNKARKMCSGLFMDGKFYVIGGIGAGSSKMLTCGEAYDLKTRTWHEIPDMLPAQNGGAVITETPAAAGAPPLVAVVNNELYAADYAQKEVRKYDKKNNVWITLGRLPEQAVSMNGWGLAFRACGDRLIVIGGPRALGGGMIELHSWAPGDGPPKWDLLASKPSGSFVYNCAVMGC; from the coding sequence ATGTTGGAAGCTTCATCTTATCCTGTCCCAAGAGAATTACCAGCATCATGTGAGGAAGAGAACACGTGGATTTATAATGCTTGCTGCGCTGTTGAGCTCTCGAACAAGCGGCCATTAGAAGATGGGGAAGATGTTACCTCAAGAAAGGCAGCAAAGGTGCTGGAGGGCCATGAGAGACAGGAAAAGATGGAGGCTCTGCATGTTCATTCCATTGTGCATACTGATCAACCAGATAATCAGTATCAAGCTGATTGTCTGCATGCTCTTTCAATTGCACAAACTAATCAACTAGAAAACCACCATCAAGTAGAAAATCAATCGGATTCGAGTTCACTCATTAACCAACTTGGTCGAGACTTATCAATAAGCTGTCTCCTCCACTGCTCAAGGTCTGATTATGGTGCCATTGCTTTACTCAATAAAAGCTTCCATTCTCTAGTTCAGAGTGGTCAGCTGTATAAGCTGAGGCGGGAAGCAGGAATTGTCGAGCGATGGGTATATTTCTCTTGCAATCTCCTTGAATGGGAGGCCTATGATCCTATTCGTCGTCGATGGTTGCATTTGCCaagaattaaatcaaatgaatgTTTCATGTGTTCAGACAAGGAATCGCTGGCTGTTGGTACAGATCTTCTAGTTTTTGGAAAGGGTATAGAGTCCCATGTTATTTATAGATATAGCATTTTAACAAACACATGGACATCTGGCATGAAGATGAACACACCCAGGTGCTTGTTTGGATCTTCCAGTCTGGGGGAAATTGCGATACTTGCTGGTGGTTGTGATCCACGTGGCAATGTTTTGAACTCAGCGGAGCTATACAATTCAGAAACTGGCATGTGGGTTGCTATTCCAAACATGAATAAAGCTAGGAAAATGTGTTCTGGACTGTTTATGGATGGCAAGTTTTATGTTATTGGTGGAATTGGAGCTGGCAGTTCAAAGATGCTGACATGTGGGGAGGCATATGATTTGAAAACAAGAACGTGGCATGAGATACCTGATATGCTGCCTGCTCAAAATGGAGGGGCTGTGATCACAGAAACACCTGCTGCAGCTGGGGCACCTCCTTTAGTTGCAGTTGTGAATAATGAGCTCTATGCAGCTGATTATGCACAAAAGGAGGTGAGgaaatatgacaaaaaaaacaatgtgtGGATTACACTTGGGAGGTTACCTGAACAAGCAGTTTCGATGAATGGTTGGGGCCTGGCATTTAGGGCATGTGGAGATCGACTTATTGTTATAGGTGGACCTAGGGCTCTAGGTGGAGGGATGATTGAGCTGCACTCATGGGCTCCAGGTGATGGTCCTCCAAAGTGGGACCTGCTTGCTAGTAAGCCTTCGGGCAGCTTTGTGTACAATTGTGCTGTGATGGGATGCTGA